The genomic interval GCTTCTCCGCTGTCTCGCGGCCGCCCGTCGTCGCGGACTTCACCTTGTCGTAACCCTCCTGCGGGTCGTCGAGCAAGGAGATGTGCGACGCCGGAATCGAGGAGGACATCTTCCCACCCGTCAGGCCCGTCATGAACCGGTGGTAGATAGAAGAGGGCGGGACGAACCCGTAGCCGCCGTTGTCGACCTCCACGTCCTGTGCGAGCGCCTCCGCCTCGTCGCGCGTCAGGTCGAACGCGTCGACGTGCTCGTCGAAGACGCGCTTCTCGCCGTCGACGGCCTCGACCAGTGCCTCGAACGCCTCCTCGGTCGCGTTGCGGTCGAGGAAGCGGACGCGCGGGCGGAGCGGTTCCATCCCGGCGTTGGCGAGTTTGGCCGCTGCGCGTTCCTCCGGCGGCGCGTCGTCGGCCACCGCCTCGTCGTCTCGCTGATCCAGTCGCGGCCGGTTCCCGAAGTCGACGGCCTCGATTCCCTCCTCGACGAGGACCGCCGCGTCGATGCAGCGGACGGTCACGTCGTCGCCCGACTCGCTCGCCTCGGCGGCCTTCTCCGAGAGCGCGTCGTACGCGTTCTCGACGACCGCTCGTTCGGCCTCGTCCACCTCGAAACTCGCGTACGCCTCGGTGACGCCGAAGTAGCGCATCCGCGAGGCGAGGTCCCGCGACAGGCGGACGTGCGGGTCCTGGTCCGGGCCGACCGGGATGACCGTCGGTTTCGGCTCGTCCAACTGGGGATAGCAGATGTCGGCCATCTGCGTGACGACCGACTGCATGTGGGAGACGTCCGTCTCGCCATCGAAGCCGTAGATGGCCTCCAGTTCGGAGTAGTTCGCCTTCGCGCCGAGTTCGAACGCGAGGTCCTGCAGCGGGCGGTTCTCCGACTGGCGGTAGAGTTCACCCTCCTCGGGGTCGAAGCCGAGTGCGAGCAGGCTCAGGAGGTAGTCCCGCGCGTGTTCGTCTATCTCCGCCCACGAGAGGCCGCGGGCGGCGTGGGCTTCGAGGTCCGCGATGAGGCCGTAGGCGTCGAGCCCCTGCTGCTGGTGCCAGATTATCTCGTCGAAGACGAGTTTGTGGCCGATGTGGGGGTCGCCCGTCGGCATGAACCCCGAGAGGACGGCGGCGGGGTCGTCGTTCGCCATCGCCTCCAGCACGCGGCGGTACTCGCGGTGGCCGAAGATGACGCCGCGGCGCATCAGGTAGTGGGGGGTCGGCACGTCGGGCAGCACCTCGTCGAACTCCTCGATGCCGAACTGCTCGAACAGTTTGCGGTAGTCCGCGACGGTCGAGGAACCCCAGGGGTCGAGGGTGACGTCGTCCGCTCCGGCGGCCGTTCCGCCGTCGGTGCGTGGCGTCTGCGCCAGTGCGTCCTCCACGTCGTCCGCGTCGGCGTCCGGAGCGCCCCGCTGTCGCTCGTCGGTGTGGTCGCTCATGCGTAGTCGTTGTCAGAGCAGGCGGTTGGCGGCGGCAAAACGGTTCGCATACCACGGCGCGAGCCAGTGACGGGGGCGGCAGTGAGGCGGGTGCCGTTACGGCGTCAGTCGCGACAGCGACAGCCACTCCACCTCGCTGCCGTCGACGAGCGCGAACACCATCGTCTTGCGGACGCCGTGGGCGAGGCGGACGTCGAGCGCCAGGTCGCGGGGCGCGAACTCGTGGCCAGCGGCGACGACGCGCACGAGGTGCTCGGAGTGTCCGAGGTCGTCGGCGCTCTCGACGTCGGCGTAGGTCCGAAAGTCCGAACCGAACTTGAACCCGGTCTTGGGGACGACGTCGCGCTCCCGGAGCGTGCGGTAGACCGCGAGGCGGCGGTCGAACCGGTCGCCCTCGACCTCGCGACCGCGTTCGACGATGCCCGCGTGCTCGGCGTCCACGCGGACGACGTCGCGTTCGGCGAGGTAGGCCGCCTCCAGCAGCGAGCACTGGATCGGGCCGTCCACCTCCCGGCCGTCGAGCGGGCGACCGTAGAACGCCTGCCGGTAGAGGTCGGTCGGCGGGTCCCACAGCACGACGCGGTCGGCCAGCAGCGCGCCGTAGACGTCCGACGGGAGGTCGGTGTCGCTCGTCCCCGAGATGTCGGGCGTGTCGACGCCGAGGTACGTTATCTCGCTCTCCTCGTCGACGACGGCGAGCGTCTCGTCGATGGAGGTGGCGGCGATGCGCTCGCGTTCGCCCACGACGCGCATCCGGTACTCGACGTCGTCGCCCCACGGGCCGTCGCCGCGCGGGTAGACGACGAAGTCGACGCCGTCGCCGGCGTCGCGCCAGCGCCCCGGCGAGAGGTAGAACCCGCGGTCGCGGAGGTCCTTGTAGACGAGGAAGTCGAGCGTGCAGTCGGTCGTCGCGAGGAACGACCGGAAGTCCATGCCGTCGACGTTCTCGATGTCCCCCCGGAAGAGGAGATGTGCCGCCTCAACCGGCGCGAGGTCGAGAGCGTCGTCGTCGGGGCGTCCGTAGCCGCGGTTGTCGTAGAACTGCTCGCGGCCGGGACCCGACAGGCGAACGACGTCACCGTCGAGCGTTGCGTCCATGCCTAGGGCTGTCAGCCCCACGACCATCAACGAACCGCCTCGCCGGTGTGCGCTACCGAGACTCCGCTCCACTCGGGTTCGAGCGGCGTCGTCTCCTCCCGACTCAGACGGCCTCGCAGGTCGCGTCGAGACAGCGAGCGCTCCCCGACCCCGTCCGGAACGCCGGGAGGCCGCAGTCGCAGGTACCAGCGACCACGCCCCGCGGGAACGAGAACGCCGTCTCGCAGTCCGGGTAGGCGTCACAGCCGGCGAGCAGGCCGCCGCGTCGGATGATGCGCAGGTCGTCGCCGCAGTCGGGACAGGTCCACGCGCGGTCGAACGCCTCCCGGACCGCGTCGTCGAGCGACTCGCAGTCGCGGTCCAGACACACCTCGAACTCCGCGCCGCGCTCGGCCCGGATGCGCGGCAGCCCGCAGTCGCACGTCTCCTCCAGCACCGTCGCGTCCCCCGGTAGTCCGTAGCGCTCGTCGCAGTCGACGCAGACGACGCCGCCCTTGGTGCGGACGAGCGTGCCGCCGCAGCCCGGGCAGGAGCCGACCGGCGTTCCGGCGGCACTCGCCGGGACGCTACTCGTGGCGTAGGCGTCGTGGACGGTGACCGTCAGGCGCTGGTCGCCGTCCCGCGCGACGATGCGGACCGGGTCGGACTCGACGGTCAGCGCCTCGGGGCGCGTGAGCCACGCCACGGGCTGGTAGCCGTCGGCGTCGTGGACGAGGACGGTGTCGTCGGGTTTGACGAGGCAGACGACGTGGCCCCGCTGGAGACGGGCGCGCGGTCCCGTCCCCTCGAACTCGGTCGTACACTCGCCCGCGAACAGTCGGAAGCTTCCGGACATGGGACTGCGTGGTTCCGTTCTGGGTCATGAAGGCTCGGACTAGCAGTAACGATAGGATTCAGCTGGGTCCCAACAGCGACCGTCGTGAATACCTCGAAAGCCCCGAGGTGGTGGCTCATCAAGCAATCCGGGTGGACTGAGAGCGCGGGGGCTTTCGAGGCGTTTCCATCGGCCACTACCAACCAGAAGTAATCAGACGAACAGGCACCCACAGAACCTAGTCGTCACTCGACGCGAACGGTCCGAGACTCGGAAACCGGCGGCAACGGCAGATCCGGAAACGCCACGCAGACCTCGAACGTCATCTCGTCGGCGCTCCCGCCGAAGACGGCCGCAGGGACGGTCGTCTCGCCGAGATACGCGGTCGTGTCGGCCATCTCGACGCCGTTGACGGTCACGGCGACGCTGGCGCGCGCGCCGCCGGCCGCCGAGCGGACGCGCAGTTCGCGCATGTCGTTCTTCCCGCGGCCGATTCGTTCGGGGAACTCGCCCCACTCCACCTCGATGGCGGGCAGGTTGCGGGCGTTCTCCAGGACGCGCGCGGCGACGCCCTCGGAGAGGCCTGCCTCGACGAGTCCCGCCTCGCCCGCGGCGATGACGTCGGTGGGCGTGACGATGCCCTCGTCGGCGAGTCGCTGTGCGCGGCCCGCGCCGACGCCGTCGATGGCGGTCAGTCCCACGGCGTCGCTCCCGATGCCGTGTTCGACCCGCGCTTCGGTGCGACGCGCGAGGTTCGCGGCGTCGGGCGCGGCGAAGGTGCCGAGGAACTCCTGCAGGGCGGCGAGCAGGCGCAGCGCGTTCTGCCGGATGACCCAGGCGTCGCTCTGGAGTTCGCCCGGCGTCGACCCGGTCATGCTGGCCCGGAGGATGGCGAGCACCTTGCGGTGGCCGTCGTCGTCCAGCGAGTCGGTCCCGGAGAGGACGCCGTTCACCGCGTCGCGCTCCGAGGAGCGACAGGAGACGCTGTCGAACTCGGCCGCGCCCGCGACGCACTCGAGGACGGCCGACTCGTCCACGTGGTCGCGGTCGGCTAACTCGGCGAACCGCTCGGCCGTGTCGAGGCGCAGGTAGTACCGCGACGCGAGGCGACCCAGCGGGGTGCCCTCGACGCCGAGGTTCTCGTCCGTCTCGACGAACCCCGACTCGACCAGTCGGGAGAGCGTCTCGCGCACGCGCTGGCGGAGGCGACCGCCGAAGTCGTAGCCCTCGGGGGCGGACTGCGCGCGAACGTAGTAGAACGTGGTCTCCAGCCAGTCCATCACGTCGTCGAGGTCCCGGATGGTTCCGAGGGAGATCTCGGCGTTGAGGTGCGCGTCGAGGTCCGTCGCGAGCCGCGACTCTATCTCCTTGCCCTCGCTGAGGAGCTGTTCGTAGCGCTGCTTGTCGGAGTACTGGCAGACGACGTAGGCGTACCCCGCGTCGTCGTAGCCCGGCCGGCCCGCGCGCCCGAGCATCTGGAGGACGTCGAGCGGACTCATGTCCACCTCGCCCTCCAGCGGGTCGTGGAGCTTGGTGTCCCGGATGACGACACAGCGCGCGGGGAGGTTGACGCCCCACGCGAGCGTCGAGGTGGAGAACAGCAACTGGACGTCGCCGCGCTTGAACCACTCCTCGACGCGGTCCTTGTCGCCCTTCGAGAGGCCGGCGTGGTGGAAGCCGACGCCGTCGAGGACGGACTTTCGGAGCGTCTGGTTCTGGAGTTCCTGCGCCTCGGTATGAAAATCGTAGTCGCCGCGCGCGCCCATCGGCACGTCGCGCTTGGCGAGTTCGTCGCGCGCCTTCTCGGCCGCGCGGACGGTGTCCTGCCGGGAGGCGACGAAGACGAGCGCCTGTCCCCCGTCGCTGACGTGCGGTTCGGCGAGGTCCAGCGCGCGGTAGAGCCGCCGGTACTTGTCGGCGAACGGGTTGTCCCCGCGCGAGTAGGTCTTGACCGACGCTTCCAGCGGGACGGGCCGGTACTCGTCGCCGAACTCGAAGGTGCAGTCGGGCGGGGCGTCGAGCCACTGCGCCACGTCGTCGACGTTCGGCATCGTCGCCGACAGCGCGACGATGCGGGGGCTACAGAGCCGTCGCAGTCGGGAGATGGTCACTTCGAGGACGGAGCCGCGTCGGTCCGAGTCGAGCAGGTGGACCTCGTCGATGACACAGCAGTCGACGTCCCGGATGAAGCCGTACCGCGCCGAGTCGTGTTTCCGAGTCGCCGAGTCGGCCTTCTCGGGCGTCATCACGAGGATGTCGGCGCGTTCGGCGCGCCGCGGGTTCAGGTCGCGTTCGCCCGTGACGACGTAGACGGAGTAGCCCATCTCCTCGAAGCGCTCCCACTCGCTCTCCTTCTCGTTGGTGAGCGCGCGCAGCGGCGCGAGAAACAGCGCGGTGCCGCCCGCGTCGATGGTCTTGCAGATGGCGAGTTCGGCGAGCGCCGTCTTCCCGCTGGCGGTCGGTGCGCTCACGACGACGTTCTCGTCGCGCTCCATGATGGCCGGGTACGCCGACGCCTGCATCCGATTGAACGAGTCGAACGGGAAGGCGTCGGCGAACTTCGGGAGGCGCTCGGCGACGTTCACAGGTGGTGACGGGAGCGCCCGGGCAAAGACCTAGCGATTGGCGAATGTGGTGTAGTGGGTTCGGTTCGAGAAGTCAGATGCATCGCAGGGACGACAACCTCGAAAGCCCCGAGGCCGTCACGAACGCGTGAGTACAGACGAGTTCCGAAACTCAACCCCCCGAACCTAGAAACCCATACAGCCAAACCCCCGGCGGCAAATATCGCGAGTATGGTCGTCGGAGACATCGCGACAGGGACCGACGTCGTCGTCATCGGCGCGGGGCCGGGCGGCTACGTCGCCGCCATCCGTGCCGCACAGCTCGGAAAGGACGTGACGCTCGTGGAGAAGGACGCCTACGGGGGCACCTGCCTCAACTACGGCTGCATCCCGTCGAAGGCGTTCGTCACGGCGGCGGGCGTCGCCCACGACGCGGCGAACGCCGAGGAGATGGGCATCCACGCCGACCCGGCCGTCGACATGGCCGGGATGACCTCGTGGAAGGACGACGTCGTCGACCAGTTGACCGGGGGCGTCGAGAAGCTCTGCAAGGCCAACGGCGTCAACCTCATGGAGGGCACGGCGACGTTCGCCGACGAGAACAAGGTCCGCGTCGGCCACGATGGCGAGGGCCAGGGCAGCGAGTCGCTGGAGTTCGAACACGCCATCGTCTCGACCGGTTCGCGCCCCGTGCAGGTGCCGAACTTCGAGTTCGACGGCGAGCACATCCTCTCCTCGCGGGAGATGCTGGCGCTCGACTCGGTGCCCGAGAGCCTGCTCGTCGTCGGCGCGGGCTACATCGGGATGGAGCTCTCGACGGTGTTCGCCAAACTCGGCACGGACGTCACCGTCGTCGAGATGCTCGACTCGGCGCTGCCGGGCTACGAGGACGACGTGGCGCGCATCGTCCGCTCGCGCGCCGAGGACATCGGCGTCGACTTCCACTTCGGCGAGGCCGCCAGCGAGTGGGAGCAGATGGGCGACGGCATCACCGTCCGCACCGAGGACGCCGACGGCGAGGTCAGCGAGTTCGGCGCGGAGAAGGCGCTCGTCGCCGTCGGGCGCTCGCCCGTCACCGACACCCTCGACCTCGACGCGGCGGGCGTCGAGACGAACGACGAGGGGTTCATCGAGACGGACGACCGCGCCCGGTCGAACGTCGAGCACATCTACGCCGTCGGCGACGTCGCGGGCGAACCGATGCTCGCGCACAAGGCCAGCAAGGAGGGCCAGGTCGCCGCCGAGCACCTCGCCGGGGAACCCGCGGCGCTCGACTACCAGAGCGTCCCGGCGGCCGTCTTCACCGACCCCGAGATCGGGACGGTGGGGCTGACCGAGGCCGAGGCCGAGGAGCAGGGCTTCGAACCCGTCGTCGGCCAGATGCCGATGCGGGCCTCCGGGCGCGCGCTCAGCATGAACGAGTCCGAGGGGTTCGTCCGCGTCGTCGCCGACGAACCGAGCGGGTTCGTCCTCGGCGCGCAGATAGTGGCCCCGGAGGCGAGCGAACTCGTCGCCGAACTCGCCCTCGCCATCGAGATGGGCGCGACGCTCGAAGACGTCGCCGCGACCATCCACGTCCACCCGACGCTCTCGGAGGCGACGATGGAGGCAGCCGAGAACGCGATGGGTCACGCGATTCACACCTTGAACAGGTAGCGCCGGAGCTGCCAGGGTCACGGCCGTTCGTGGCAGAAGAATCAGAACGGTCGGTGGAGAGAACGGCTCCGACGAGACGAGTCGTTCTACGAGTACTCGTGTCTGATGACGAGCGTCCCGCTCGAATCTCTGACGAACACCGTATCGCCATCGTTGTTCCAGACGGGTGCATCGGCGTTCCAGTAGAGGTCGGCCGACGAGTCGGAGCCGCGACCAGTGTGAAGCGTGATCGACTGTCCGGGCTGTAGCGTGACGCCATCCGGGACGTAGTATCGATGGTTCTTCTCGTCCTCGACGAGCCATCCACCGATATCGAGTGGTCGGCCGCCACTGTTCTCGAAGACGATGTACTCGTCGTTCAGCACGTCGCGCTCGTCGCCACCCTGTGCGTCGGCGTGGACCCGCACCACGACGAGTTCACCCGGTGCAGGAGTTTCGGTTGGTAGTGCTGGAGTCGAGGAAGGCGTCTGTGTCGGGACCACATCGGTCCGGTCAGGAGTTTGGTCGGCCGTCGCAACTGGGGCCGGGGACTCCGGCGCGGCGGTGGTCGAAGCAGTGGGCACGACGCTGGTTTCCCGTGAGGGGTCAGGAACGCTGTCGGTCTGGGTCTGCCGTGATTCGGTCCGTCGCTCGGGAGTCGACGTCGCTGGAACGTCCGTCGAGACGGCGGCGGACGTCGTCGCTGCGGCAGTCGAAGTGTCGGTCGGTGCCGAGGGACCGCTCTCCGGTTGGGGGTCGGAACTCGTTCCACCGAGGGCGGACAGCACGACGAGAAGACCCAGTCCGTACAATCCGGCAACGACACCAGCTTTCGCTCCACCACCAGGAGCGATACCCGGCAGTCGGGCGAGTCGGGTGCCCCAGCCTCGATAGTCGCGCCAGACGACCCCCGCGAGAATAACCGGAAGACCCAGAATCACGAGCGGCACCAGACAGAGGTAGAGCAGCCCCACGACCGCGTTCCGCTTCGTACTGCCGGGACGCATCAACGGAACCCGGTCGGCGAGAACCATATCGATGGATTACATCACTCACCAGCATAAAGCAGTGCCGGGAGGTGACAGTGTCGCAGAACCGGAGCCGTGCACCATCCCAGCGCCGTGGACAGTGCGTCCCGAGTACGCTACTCCTCGATGTACCGTCGCCACTCGTCGCCCTCTGCGACGCGTTTGATGAACTCGTTGCGCTCCCTGAGAACGCGGGTGAATCGCCGTTCGACGGCCCGGTCGAAGACGCGCCCGACGGGGCCGAGCGGCGACGCGAAGGTGACCACGTCGCGGAGCATCGTCCCGTCGACGGCGTCCTCGTCCTCGAACGCGAAGAAGTGGTCGTGGACGAACGTGTCGAGCGGCCCCTCCTTCATCGTCTGCCGGAAGTGGTTCGGCCGGGAGAACGCGCTCACCTTCGTCGTGAGTTCGAACCGCTTGCCGAGCAGCGGCACCTGCCAGACCGTCGACTCGCCCGGCGTCGCGAGACCGCTGACGGCCCCGGCCACCGGGCGAGTCCCCTCGCTCGACGTCTCGTGCTGGAGGTCGATGCTCCGCGCGAGGTCGAAGACGCGCTCTGTCGGCGCGTCGACGTGCGTCTCGGCTCGAATCGTCACCATGTCGTCGTCACTCGCACCAGAGGAGCGGTCAGGATGAAAGTTGGCACCGCCGACGTGTTTTTCCGGAATCGCACCGAGGGCGAACGTATGAAGGTCATCACGCTCGGCCCCGAGGGGACGTACTCCCACCGGGCGGCCCGAGCGGTCGTCGGCGAGGACGCGGGCGACGACGCCATCCAGTTCACCGAGTCGGTCGCGGACATCGTCGCCCGCGTCGCCGACGGCGAGGCAGAACGGGGCGTCGTCCCCATCGAGAACAGTATCGAGGGCTCCGTGACGGAGAGCCTCGACGCGCTCTGTGACAGCGAGGTGGCGGTCGTCCTCGAACTCGTCACGCCCATCCGCCACGCCCTGCTCGCGCAGGGGCCGGAGTTCTCCCGCGTGGTCAGCCACTCCCAGGCGCTCGCGCAGTGTCGGAGCTACCTCGAAGAGAACCACCCGGACGTGACCCAGGAGGCGGTCGCCTCGACCGCTCGCGGCGTCGAGATAGCGCGCGAGGACCCCACGGCCGCCGGTATCGCGCATCCCGACACCGCGGGCGACGACCTGCAGGTCCTCGCCGAGGGCATCCAGGACCGCACCTCGAACGCGACCCGGTTCCTCGTCGTCGCGCCCGCCAGCGAACGGCAGGACGGCGGCGGGAAGACCTCCTTCGTCGTCTACCCGAACACGAACCACCCCGGCCTGCTGCTCGAACTGCTCGAACCGTTCGCCGGCCGCGACATCAACCTCACGCGCATCGAGTCCCGGCCGAGCGGCGAGCGACTGGGCGACTACGTCTTCCACATCGACGTCGCGGCGGGTCTCTACGAGGACCGGACGCAGGAGGCACTCGACACCGTCGAGTCGCTCGTCGGCGACGGCTGGGTCCGGACGCTCGGGTCGTACGACACCCGCCACGTCCTGTACTGACGCGTCGGGGCCGGTGTCGGGCCCTGAACAGTCACTGGCCCAGTCCTGTACTAGACTTATCAGGTGCGGCGGCCTACCGCCCCCCATGCCACGACGCAACCCGTTCGAGGACATCGAGCGCATGTTCGAGGAGATGAACGAGGGGTTCCGCGCGTTCGACACGAAGATAACCCGCGGCGTGGCGGTCGACGTCGTGGACCAGGACGACAGCTACGTCGTCACCGCCGACCTGCCGGGCTACGACAAGGACGACATCGACGTCCGCCTCTCGGGGAACAGCCTCACCATCGGCGCGTCCCGCGAGACGGAGTCGTCCGAAGAGGAGGAGCGCTACGTCCGACAGGAGCGCTCCAGCGAGTCCGTCTCGCGGACGCTCCGCCTGCCCGAACGGGTCGACGAGGAGTCGACCGACGCCTCGTACAACAACGGCGTGCTGACCATCACGCTCGGGAAGGCCAGCGAGGACGACGGCGAGTCCATCCCCATCAACTGACCCGGTACCGGCCACTCACAGACGCGCCACGAGTTCTTCGCCGGCCAATTCGACGATAGCTCGCCAGTCGGACGGACGCTCACCACCGCGTTTGGGCGGGTCGAGCGGGAGCGTCAGCGCGTGGAACGCGAACCCGTCGAGCGTCTCCGCGGCCGTCCGCCCGACGAACTCGGCGTTCTCCCGTTTCGAGGAGACGCCGCCCGAGGCGAGGTCGTAGTGCTCCGTGAACAGTTGGCAGACGGTCACGCGCTCGACGGCGAGCGTCCCGTCCGAGAGGTGCCGGAAGAGTTTCGCGGTGTTGTCCGCCGGGTCCGCGCGTCGCCACTCCAGTTCCACCAGCACGAGGTGGTCGGCCGACTCGCCGCCGACGTCGACGGGGGTCCGACCGACGCGGTACTCGGTCGTCCAGTCGAAGTCGGGGGCGCGCGACGCCAGTCGGTCCCGGAGGAGGACCTGCACGTCCGACGCGAACCGGCCCATGAGCTGGCGGCGGACCGCACTGGCAAACCGTTTGTGGACTCGCCGGAGCGCCGACGCGTCGGAAGGGCTACCGTCTCGTGGTGGTGTCCGTCACGAGCGTCGTCGCGTGGCCGGTCACTCCGGTTCGACCCGGCACTCGACGGGCGTGTCGAGGAACCGGCCGACGTCGCTCGCTTCCGCGTCGATTCGGTCGCGAACGTCCTCTCCGCCGGCGGGGTCGAGGGTGTCCAGGGGTTCGAACGGCGAGACGGTGACGATGGCGGGCGACCGCGACCGGTCGAGATGCCAGGTTCCGACCACGCGGCCGTCGACGAGCACCGTCGGCCGGATGATGCCGCCGCCGGGCCAGACGTGCGACTCGTACATCGTTGGGATGGGCCGGTTGGTCCGCTCGTAGCCGAGCAGGAACGTGTCGTACCGTGGGAGGAGGCGGACGTGCGGAGACGCCGAGGACTCGTCGTCGAGAGCGTCGGGAGCGTCGGTCGACACCCACATCGTCTCGTCGCCGACCCGCACCTCGCGTGCGTCGTCCCCCAGCGAGTCCCACGCCGTCTGCACGTCAGTCGCGTAGAGGCCGCTCCACGCCGCGAAGTCCGACTTCGTCGTCGGCCCGTACGCGGTCAGGTAGCGCCGCGCGAGCGTCGCGAGCGCGGTCTCTCGGTCCGGCGGCGCGTCGAGCGTGACCCACGAATCGAGCAGGTCGTAGGCGTTCTTCCCGTCGACGGGGGCGACCTCGCAGAGGACGCCGCGGAGCGCCGCCCGTCGAATCAGGACGTTGGGTGCCCGACTGGACGGGTCGACGTCGACGCCCGCCTCGACGAGGTGCGCTGCGATGTCCCGCTTCGTGAGCGGCCCCTCGTCGGCCAGTACGGAGCCGATAGTCTCGACGGCCGCCTCGACCGCCTCCTCGTCGAGACCCCACTCTGCCAGCCGTCGGGGCTCCGGGCCACGGGTGGCGAACGTCGGCCCGAACACCGAGAGCAGTAGCGAGAGGTCGTCGGTAGCGACGAGGTGGAGCGTCCCGCGCATGCACCACGTCCTGACGACCGACCGGTCCTCGTAGAGCGCGCGGTCCACGTCGGCGACCGTCAGTCCTCGGCCGCGTGCGCGGACGGACAGCGCCGCGCTCGGCGTCTCCTGTGCCTGAAGCCCGAGGGTCGCCGCGGCGATGTCGGCGACGGTCGCCGTCTCCTGTGCGTGTGGCGCGAGGCGCTGTGCGTGCACGCGTCGGTGCCGGGCGTCGCGTTCCGTGAGCCGTGAACTCATGAGAGGTAGAGAGGCGACGACCGGCAAAGAACAGTGCTGTGAGCGATACGGAACGGAGGGCGTCCTGTCGCTTCTGTCCGACCTCCTTCAGTCGATCTGGATGGCGGGCCGACTCGGCGTGGCCTTCTTCGCCACGCTCTCGTCGGCCTCGGCCGCGGGCACGACGACCACGTCGGCACCGAACTCGCGTTCGACCAGCCACGCCGCCTGTCGCAGCACGTCCAGTTCGCGCTCGGGGGCCAGCGCGCTCGTCAGCGACTGGCGCTCGTTCTGCAGGTTCTGCCCGTAGCTGGCCGCCTCGTCGCCCTTCTCGCGGATGTCGTCTTCCTGCATCAACTCGCCGATGACGTTCGGCGCGTCGCTCTCGATGGCGATGTCCAGCGCGCGGTGTTTCCACTCCGGCGCGACGACGATGGTGACCTGCTCGGGGTCCTCGATACCCGCCACGTCGACGATGTTACGCACGTCCTCGCGGGTGTTCTCGACCAACTGGCGCTCACGGTCCGCGTCGCTCGCGTCGCCGGCGGGCGTCGGGAACGAGGCTTCGGCGGCGAACCCGTCGTGACCCAGCGTCGACCACACCTCCTCCGCGACGTGGGGCGTCACGGGGGCCAGCAGTCGCGTGGCGACCGACAGGCCGCGCTCGTACGTCTCGGCGTGCGGGTCGGTGTAGTCGCGGTACTGGCGCAGCAGGCCCACCAGGTCGCGCGTCTCGCGCAGCGCCTCCGCGAACGTCAGGTCCT from Halomarina salina carries:
- a CDS encoding tryptophan--tRNA ligase, producing the protein MSDHTDERQRGAPDADADDVEDALAQTPRTDGGTAAGADDVTLDPWGSSTVADYRKLFEQFGIEEFDEVLPDVPTPHYLMRRGVIFGHREYRRVLEAMANDDPAAVLSGFMPTGDPHIGHKLVFDEIIWHQQQGLDAYGLIADLEAHAARGLSWAEIDEHARDYLLSLLALGFDPEEGELYRQSENRPLQDLAFELGAKANYSELEAIYGFDGETDVSHMQSVVTQMADICYPQLDEPKPTVIPVGPDQDPHVRLSRDLASRMRYFGVTEAYASFEVDEAERAVVENAYDALSEKAAEASESGDDVTVRCIDAAVLVEEGIEAVDFGNRPRLDQRDDEAVADDAPPEERAAAKLANAGMEPLRPRVRFLDRNATEEAFEALVEAVDGEKRVFDEHVDAFDLTRDEAEALAQDVEVDNGGYGFVPPSSIYHRFMTGLTGGKMSSSIPASHISLLDDPQEGYDKVKSATTGGRETAEKQRELGGEADECPVYELYAYLLAQDDDDLTREVYEECVGGERLCGGCKEQAAEMMRAFLEDHQEKRAEAEELLDSLDIELESSRR
- the endA gene encoding tRNA-intron lyase, which codes for MDATLDGDVVRLSGPGREQFYDNRGYGRPDDDALDLAPVEAAHLLFRGDIENVDGMDFRSFLATTDCTLDFLVYKDLRDRGFYLSPGRWRDAGDGVDFVVYPRGDGPWGDDVEYRMRVVGERERIAATSIDETLAVVDEESEITYLGVDTPDISGTSDTDLPSDVYGALLADRVVLWDPPTDLYRQAFYGRPLDGREVDGPIQCSLLEAAYLAERDVVRVDAEHAGIVERGREVEGDRFDRRLAVYRTLRERDVVPKTGFKFGSDFRTYADVESADDLGHSEHLVRVVAAGHEFAPRDLALDVRLAHGVRKTMVFALVDGSEVEWLSLSRLTP
- a CDS encoding topoisomerase DNA-binding C4 zinc finger domain-containing protein → MSGSFRLFAGECTTEFEGTGPRARLQRGHVVCLVKPDDTVLVHDADGYQPVAWLTRPEALTVESDPVRIVARDGDQRLTVTVHDAYATSSVPASAAGTPVGSCPGCGGTLVRTKGGVVCVDCDERYGLPGDATVLEETCDCGLPRIRAERGAEFEVCLDRDCESLDDAVREAFDRAWTCPDCGDDLRIIRRGGLLAGCDAYPDCETAFSFPRGVVAGTCDCGLPAFRTGSGSARCLDATCEAV
- a CDS encoding DEAD/DEAH box helicase, giving the protein MNVAERLPKFADAFPFDSFNRMQASAYPAIMERDENVVVSAPTASGKTALAELAICKTIDAGGTALFLAPLRALTNEKESEWERFEEMGYSVYVVTGERDLNPRRAERADILVMTPEKADSATRKHDSARYGFIRDVDCCVIDEVHLLDSDRRGSVLEVTISRLRRLCSPRIVALSATMPNVDDVAQWLDAPPDCTFEFGDEYRPVPLEASVKTYSRGDNPFADKYRRLYRALDLAEPHVSDGGQALVFVASRQDTVRAAEKARDELAKRDVPMGARGDYDFHTEAQELQNQTLRKSVLDGVGFHHAGLSKGDKDRVEEWFKRGDVQLLFSTSTLAWGVNLPARCVVIRDTKLHDPLEGEVDMSPLDVLQMLGRAGRPGYDDAGYAYVVCQYSDKQRYEQLLSEGKEIESRLATDLDAHLNAEISLGTIRDLDDVMDWLETTFYYVRAQSAPEGYDFGGRLRQRVRETLSRLVESGFVETDENLGVEGTPLGRLASRYYLRLDTAERFAELADRDHVDESAVLECVAGAAEFDSVSCRSSERDAVNGVLSGTDSLDDDGHRKVLAILRASMTGSTPGELQSDAWVIRQNALRLLAALQEFLGTFAAPDAANLARRTEARVEHGIGSDAVGLTAIDGVGAGRAQRLADEGIVTPTDVIAAGEAGLVEAGLSEGVAARVLENARNLPAIEVEWGEFPERIGRGKNDMRELRVRSAAGGARASVAVTVNGVEMADTTAYLGETTVPAAVFGGSADEMTFEVCVAFPDLPLPPVSESRTVRVE
- the lpdA gene encoding dihydrolipoyl dehydrogenase, producing the protein MVVGDIATGTDVVVIGAGPGGYVAAIRAAQLGKDVTLVEKDAYGGTCLNYGCIPSKAFVTAAGVAHDAANAEEMGIHADPAVDMAGMTSWKDDVVDQLTGGVEKLCKANGVNLMEGTATFADENKVRVGHDGEGQGSESLEFEHAIVSTGSRPVQVPNFEFDGEHILSSREMLALDSVPESLLVVGAGYIGMELSTVFAKLGTDVTVVEMLDSALPGYEDDVARIVRSRAEDIGVDFHFGEAASEWEQMGDGITVRTEDADGEVSEFGAEKALVAVGRSPVTDTLDLDAAGVETNDEGFIETDDRARSNVEHIYAVGDVAGEPMLAHKASKEGQVAAEHLAGEPAALDYQSVPAAVFTDPEIGTVGLTEAEAEEQGFEPVVGQMPMRASGRALSMNESEGFVRVVADEPSGFVLGAQIVAPEASELVAELALAIEMGATLEDVAATIHVHPTLSEATMEAAENAMGHAIHTLNR
- a CDS encoding lamin tail domain-containing protein, with translation MVLADRVPLMRPGSTKRNAVVGLLYLCLVPLVILGLPVILAGVVWRDYRGWGTRLARLPGIAPGGGAKAGVVAGLYGLGLLVVLSALGGTSSDPQPESGPSAPTDTSTAAATTSAAVSTDVPATSTPERRTESRQTQTDSVPDPSRETSVVPTASTTAAPESPAPVATADQTPDRTDVVPTQTPSSTPALPTETPAPGELVVVRVHADAQGGDERDVLNDEYIVFENSGGRPLDIGGWLVEDEKNHRYYVPDGVTLQPGQSITLHTGRGSDSSADLYWNADAPVWNNDGDTVFVRDSSGTLVIRHEYS